Within the Polymorphobacter megasporae genome, the region GAGCTAACGGCTGATCCAGTCGTCAAGCGCTCTATCGCTCAACGCCCGCCTCGCCCCTCAAATCAACCCCGCCAGCGGCGAACTCGGATCTGCATACCGCCGCCGACCCATCCGCCCCGCACCATACGCCAGCCGCCCCGCCTCGACCGCGAGCTTCATCGCGCGCGCCATCGCGACAGGGTCCTTCGCCTCGGCGATCGCGGTGTTCATCAGGACGCCGTCGCAGCCGAGCTCCATCGCGATCGCGGCGTCGGACGCGGTGCCGACCCCGGCGTCGACGAGGACGGGGACCTTCGCGCCCTCGACGATCAGCCGGATCATCACCGGGTTCTGCAAGCCCAGCCCCGAGCCGATCGGCGCACCCAGCGGCATGATCGCGCACGCGCCGAGGTCCTCGAGCTTCTTCGCCGCGATCGGGTCATCGGCGCAGTAGACCATGACGTCGAAACCCTCCTTGACCAGGGTCGCGGTCGCGATGAGCGTCTCGGCCATGTCGGGATACAGCGTCCGCGCCTCCCCCAGCACCTCGAGCTTGACGAGGTTCCAGCCGCCCGCCTCGCGCGCCAGCCGCAGCGTCCGCACCGCCTCGTCGCCGGTGAAGCAGCCCGCGGTGTTGGGGAGATACGTCACCTTCTTCGGGTCGATGAAGTCGGTCAGCATCGGCTTGCCGCGATCGGTGACGTTGACCCGGCGGACCGCGACGGTGACGATCTCCGCCCCCGACGCGGCGACGGCGGCGGCGTTCTGGGCATAGTCCTTGTACTTGCCGGTGCCGACGATCAGCCGCGAGGTGAAGCGGCGGCCCGCGACCGTCCAGCCATCGTCGGGTTCGCCGCCATCCGAGCCGCCGCCGACAAAGTGGACGACTTCGAGCTTGTCCCCGGCCCCGAGCGCTTGGCTCGCGAAGGTCGAGCGCGGGACGATGACGAGGTTGCGCTCGACTGCGACCTTGGCGGCATCGAGCGACAGGTCGGCGAGCAGGCCGGCGATCGTCGTGCCGGGGGCGACGTGGCGGGGGTCGCCGTTGAGGGTGATGTCGATCATCGGTGTCACTCGTTGATCGTCATCCCCGCGACGGCGGGGACCCACCCACATAGCCGGGGTGATGGGTCCCCGCCGTCGCGGGGATGACGGGTTGAATGGGAGGTCATATAGTCCCGGGCATGACCGATGCCAGCACCCTCGTCTATGTTCTCAACGGCCCGAACCTCAACCTGCTCGGCAGCCGCGAGCCCGAGGTGTACGGGCACGATACGCTCGACGACATCGCGATGATGCTGGAGGACCGTGCAGCGACGCTTGGTCTCACCATCGACCTGCGCCAGTCGAACCACGAGGGGCACCTGATCGACTGGCTCCATGAGGCGGGGAGCCGCGAAATTCGTGCGGTGATCCTCAACGCGGGCGCGCTGACGCACACCTCGATCGCGCTCCACGATGCGATCAAGGGCGTGCCGGTGCCGGTGATCGAGGTCCATCTGTCGAACCCGCACGCGCGCGAGGAATTCCGCCACAAAAGTTGGATTGCCCCGGTCGCGCGCGCGACGATCGCCGGGCTTGGACCGCTCGGTTACGTGCTTGCGCTGGACGCGGCGGCGACGTTCTGACACTTAAGCCTTCGGGGTAGACCGAGGGTAACCATGACCGATTCCACCGGACCGATGCAGGTCGACACCAAGCTGGTTCGCGAGCTTGCCGAATTACTCGACTCGACACGGCTGACCGAGATCGAGGTCCAGGACGGCGAACGCAAGATTCGCGTCGCCCGCACTCCCGCGCCGGTCGCGGCCGCGCCCATGTATGCCCAAGCTCCGGCAGCAACCGCCGCCGCTCCTGCCGCAGCCGCGTCCGCCGCACCCGAAGCCCCTGCGGTCGACGATGTCCGCAAGCATCCCGGCCTCGTCCGCTCGCCGATCGTCGGCACCGCCTACCTCACCCCCGACCCCGCCAGCCCGCCGTACGTCACCGTCGGCGCGACCGTGAAGGCGGGCCAGACGCTCCTGATCATCGAGGCGATGAAGGTGATGAACCCGATCACCGCGCCCAAGGCTGGGACCGTCGCGCGCATCCTCATCACCAACGAACAGCCGGTCGAATACGACGAGCCGCTGATCGTGATCGAGTAACCGCGGTGTTCAAGAAGATCCTGATCGCCAACCGCGGCGAAATCGCACTCCGCGTCCACCGCGCGGCGCACGACATGGGCATCAAGACCGTCGCGGTCCATTCGACCGCCGACGCCGACGCGATGCACGTCCGCCTCGCCGACGAGGCGATCTGCATCGGACCGCCATCGGCGACCGACAGCTACCTCAACATCCCCAACATCATCTCGGCCGCCGAAGTCGCGCAGGCCGACGCGATCCACCCCGGCTACGGTTTCCTCAGCGAGAACGCGCGCTTTGCCGGGATCGTCGAGGAGCACAACATCGTCTGGATCGGGCCGTCGCCCGACCACATCCGCCAGATGGGCGACAAGGTCGAAGCGAAGCGCACCGCCGCCGCGATCGGCCTGCCGCTAGTTCCCGGCTCCGACGGCGCGGTCGCCGACGCCTCCGAGGGCATCGCGGTGGCGAACAAGATCGGCTACCCGGTGCTGGTCAAGGCAGCGAGCGGCGGCGGTGGACGCGGCATGAAGGTCGTCCCCGATGCCGCCTCGCTCGCCAGCCTGATGGCGCAGGCCAAGGCCGAGGCGAAGGCCGCGTTCGGCGACGACACCGTCTACATCGAGAAATACCTCAGCGAGCCGCGCCATATCGAATTCCAGGTGTTCGGCGATGGGCTGGGCGGCGCGATCCACCTCGGCGAGCGCGACTGCTCGCTCCAGCGGCGCCATCAGAAGATGCTGGAGGAGGCCCCCTCCCCCGCACTCACCGCGACGCAGCGCGCCGAGATGGGCGAAGTCGTCCGCGCCGCCGTCGCCAAGCTCAAGTACCGCGGCGCGGGGACGATGGAGTTCCTGTACGAGGATGGGAAATTCTACTTCATCGAGATGAACACCCGCCTCCAGGTCGAGCATCCGGTGACCGAGGCGATTACGGGCATCGACCTCGTTCGCGAGCAGATCCGAGTCGCGGCGGGCATGCCGCTGTCGGTGACGCAGGACAAGATCCGCTTTGCCGGGCATGCGATCGAGTGCCGGATCAACGCCGAGGACCCCGCGACCTTCGCGCCGTCGCCGGGCCGGGTGATCGACTATCACGCCCCCGGCGGCCCGGGCGTCCGCGTCGATAGCGCGCTGTATGCCGGCTACCGCATCCCGCCGCACTACGACAGCCTGATCGCCAAACTGATCGTCTTCGGCGACGACCGCGAGCAGTGCCGGATGCGGCTGAAGCGCGCGCTCGAGGAATATGTCATCACTGGGGTCAAGACGACGATCCCGCTCCACCAGGCGTTGCTCGACGATCCCGACTTCATCGCCGGGGATTATTCGATCAAGTGGCTCGAACGCTGGCTGGCGCAGCGCGCGGAGGGGTAGGGAACGCCCGCGCCCGGCTGTCGGTTACCGCTCGGCATCACCGCAGGACACAGCACATGCACGTCGGGTTTATCGGCCTTGGGCAAATGGGCTCGGGCATGGCGAAGTCGCTGATCGCGGCGGGACATGCGGTGACAGTGTGGAACCGCGACGTCGCGAAAGCCGAGGCGATCGAAGGCGCGACCATCGCTGCGTCCCCGGCCGAAGCAGCGAAGGCCGGGATCGTCGTGTCGATGCTCGCCGACGACCACGCGGTCGAGGCGGTGACCTTCGGCGCGGACGGCATCCTATCGGCGAGGCCTGACGTCCTCCACATCTCGTGCAGCACCGTCAGCGTCGCGTTGACCGACCGGCTCGACGCAGCGCACCGCGAGGCCGGGCAGCGCTTCGTCTCGGCGCAGGTCCTTGGACGGCCCGATGCGGCGGCGGCAGGCAAGCTGGTGGTCTTCGCCGCCGGGGCCGATGCCGACATTGACACCGCACGCCCGGTGTTTGAAGCGCTCGGGCCGAAGCTGCTGATCATGGGTGCCGAGCCCGGTATGGCGGCGGCGGCGAAGCTCGCGGCGAACTTCGGCATCGCCGCGCTGACCGAGCTGGTCACCGAGGCGATGGCGATCGCAGGTGCGCGCGGGGTCGAGCGCGACGCGATGCTCGACCTGTTCAACGAGACCAACTTCGGCAGCCGGATCATCGGGGCATACGGTGCAATGATCGCCGCGCAGAAGTTCGAGCCGGTCGGCTTCGCGATGCGCCTCGGCCGCAAGGACGTCGCGTTCGGGATCGCCGCCGCCCCTGACGCCGAACTGCCGCTTGCCCGAATGTTGATCGCGCGGATGGACAAGATCATCGCCGACGGCGGCGGGGACCGCGACTGGGCATCGCTCGGCGGACCGCTGGCATGATCCGCTTTGCCCTCGCACTGGCACTGCTCGCCGCCGCTCCCGCAGGTGCCGCGTCGACGCCCGACACGACGACCGTCCGCATCACGACAAGCGACGGTGCGATCGTCGTCGAGCTCGACCGCAAGGATGCTCCGCTGACGACGGCAAACTTCCTCCGCTACGTCGACCAGAAGCGCTTCGACGGCACGACCTTCTACCGCGCGACGAAGGTCGCCCCCGGCATCGGGCTCGTTCAGGGCGGCGTGCGTGGCGACCCCAAGCGCGTCCTGCCGCCGGTCGCGCACGAGCCGACCACGACCACCGGGCTGGCGCATGGCGAGGGAACGATCTCGATGGCACGGACGACTCCCGGGTCGGCACGCGGCGACTTCTTCATCACCACCGGCCCGCTGTCGTCGCTCGACGCGCACCCGCAGGACACCGGAGACAACGCTGGCTTCGCCGCGTTCGGGCATGTCACCGATGGCATGGACGTCGTCCGGCAGATCCTCGACGAGCCGGTCGGCGATACCGGCGTCGGCGTGATGCGCGGCCAGATGCTGGTCAAGCCGGTCAAGATCGTCAGCGTCCGCCGCGAGTAAGGCTTACTTAGTCGCCTCGACGAACCCGGCGACGGCGTCAAGCAGCCCCGGCGCGAGCGGCAACGACGGGTCGCTATACGTCGCGACGTTGGCAGCGCGGTCGAGCGGCGCAGTCTTGAGCACATGGTTCATACCGGGCACGATGACGAGCTTGGCATCGGGCTTCGCCGCCGCAAGCAGACCGGCGTCGCGCTTGCTGATCTGGAGGTCGGTCGCGCCCTGAACGATCAGGACCGGCACGTTCAGCTTCGCCAGCTCCGCCGCCGGATCGAGCGGCAGCCATGAAATCAGGTACGGCTGGACGCTCGGCCGGAACAGCACGAGCAGCTCGGGGGGCGGCGCGGCGACGAGCTTGCCAGCAGATAGGCTGTCGAGCGTCGCTTCGGCGGGGGCGATCAGCGCCGCGGGCATCGCACCCGCATGAAACTGGCGGCGCAAGACGGCAGATGCAGGCTCGCCCGCCCCCGAAATCGACACGACACCCGCAACCGTGGCCTTCTCCGCTGCCATCGTCGCGATCAGCGCGCCCTCGCTGTGCCCGATCAGAACGACCCGGCTAATCCGGGGGTCGGCGGCAAGGGTTGCGGCCCACTTGGCAGCGTCGGCGACATAGGTCCCGAAGCGCAGTGTCGACTCGTCAAGGTTGACGACCTTGCTCTCGCCGATCCCGCGCTTGTCGTAGCGCAGCGAAGCGATGCCCCGCGCTGCCAGCCCTTCGGCGAGCAACTTGAGACTGTTATTCTGGAGCGTCTGGCTGCGGATGTGGCTGTTGCCGTCGCGATCGGTCGGTCCCGACCCGGCAATGAGAACGACGCCCGGGACTTTCGCATCGCCGTCGGGCAGCAGAATCGTGCCGTGGAGCGTCACCGCGCCATCGACGATCGTCACCTCGCGCGGCGTCGCGGCGATGGCCGACGACGCCAGCAGTGAAGCCATGATGATCGCGATTCCCGTGATGTCAAACCGGCGTCCTCCGCGAGAGCGAAAACGGGGGTTCGGCTGGGGCTGGCTCATGCAGTGAAATTAGCGACCGGCGGCCTCGTCGAACAGTCCTAAATCGCGTTTTGCGGGCAGAGTTCTGCTGGAAACGCCCCCTCCCTCTATTGGGAGGGGGCCGATCGTCGGTTTATTCGTGGCGCGATTTGCCAGCGTTCTTATAGCTGGCGATTTCGACCTTCGTCGCCGGGCGGCCGTCCTTGACGTACTTCCCGCCCTCCTTGGTGACGCCGTCAGACGCACTCGCCGTCGTCGTGCTCGCCGCCTCGGCGGCAAGGGGGGCCGGAGCCTGCGCCGCGGATTCTGCCGGGACCGCGGTCACGCTCGGAGGCGGGGCCTGCTCGGCGGGGGCGACGGCGGTCATCGGTGCAGTCGACTGGGCGTGGGCAATCGTGCCGCCGGCAATCAAGATACCGGCAATAATAAGATTGGCTTTCATCGTCATACTCCTCGAAAAGATGGCCGCGACATTAACAGTGTCATTATCGATACTGGTACGCGGCAGTCCGGTTTGGGGAAAATCATTCGATCTTCCCCGGCAGTACCTCATAATACATGAAACACTCTCGAGCAGATGCGACAATCTATTCCGATGACCGCGTTTCGAGTCCGGTTCATCCTAAAATCGGGTAATTATGTTACCAGCAGCGAGGGATTCCACGATGTCCCTCGCCACGCGGCTCTACTTGTCGTCAGGAGTCGAACAGCGTCCGAAACCGCGACGGCTGCGAGCGCAGGTACTGCGGCGCGGCGTGGACCTTCGCCCCGAGGTGCGCCGCCGCGTGCCACGGCCAGCGCGGATCGAACAGGATCCCGCGAGCGAGCGCGACCGCGTCGGCATCGCCGGTTGCGACAATCGCCTCGGCATGCTCGGGCTCGGTGATCATCCCAACCGCAATCACCGGCATCGACACCGCCGCCTTGATCGCGCGCGCGAACGGCACCTGATAGCCTGGCCCAGCGGTGATCTTCTGGACCGACGTCAGCCCGGCGCTCGAGACATGGATATAATCGCAGCCGCGTGCCTCGATCGCCTTCGCAAACGCGATCGTCTGCTCGACGTTCCAGCCGCCGGGAGCCCAGTCGGTCGCCGAGACGCGGATCCCGACCGGCTTGTGCGCCGGGAACGCGGCGCGGACCGCGTCGAACACCTCGAGCGGGAAGCGCATCCGGTTTTCGAGGCTGCCGCCATACTCATCCTCGCGAACATTCGACAGCGGCGACAGGAACTGGTGGAGCAGGTAACCGTGCGCGCCGTGGAGCTCGATCAGGTCGATCCCGAGCCGATCGGCCCGCCGCGCCGCTTCGACAAATCCGTCCTTGACCCGCGCCAGCCCGGCGGCGTCGAGCGCGACCGGCGGGTGCTCGGTCGGCGAATAGGTCAGCGCCGACGGCGCGACGGTCTGCCAGCCGTCGGGCTCGCCCGGGGTGAGCTGCGCGCCGCCCTGCCACGGCAATTTGGTCGACGCCTTGCGTCCGGCATGGGCAAGCTGGATGCCGACCGGCATCGGCGACCAGCGGCGGATCGCTGCGAGTACCGGAACAAGGGCGGCCTCGTTGGCGTCGGACCATAGGCCGAGGTCGTCGGGGCTGATCCGCCCTTCGGGAACCACCGCGCTCGCTTCGAGGATCAGCAGCCCTGCGCCCGATTGCGCGAGGCTGCCGAGATGCGTCGTGTGCCAGTCGGTCGCGCTGCCCTCGCCGTCGGCCGAATACTGGCACATCGGCGCGATAACGATGCGGTTGGGCAGCGTCAGGCCGCCGAGGTGCAGCGGGGCGAACAGGCGGGAGTCGGGCATCGATAGGTCCTTCGCGATTGGCGGGCACCAAGCGTCACGCACGGCGATAGGTTGCACGGCGCGGGTGGTCTATTAGTCTGGAGGCGGGAGGACCAGCATGACAACGGTCACACGACGGCGCTTTCTCGAAGCGGGAGCGGTGCTCGCCGCGCTCGCGCCGCTGACCGGCGTCGAGGGCAAGCGCAAACCGCCGCGCGATGCGGTCGGGGCGGCGTCGGCGCTCGACCGCGGGCGGACGACGCCAGCTGCGCTGACCGAGGCGGCAATCACCCGCCTCGACCGCGCCAACCCGCTGATCAACGCGGTGTCGCATCCGAACTACGACCGCGCCCGCGCCGCCGCGGCCAAGAACCCCGACGGGCCGCTCGCGGGCATCCCGACGCTGATCAAGGACAATATCGAGCAGGCAGGCCTGCCGTGGACGAGCGGCTGCCGCGCGCTGCGCGACCGCGTCGGCGTCACCGACGCCCCCGGTGTCGCCGCGATCGCGCGCGCCGGACTGGTCTCGATCGGGCGGTCGAACCTCCCCGAATTCGGCCTGCTGCCGACAACCGAGGCGCTGCTGACCGGACCAACG harbors:
- the thiS gene encoding sulfur carrier protein ThiS encodes the protein MIDITLNGDPRHVAPGTTIAGLLADLSLDAAKVAVERNLVIVPRSTFASQALGAGDKLEVVHFVGGGSDGGEPDDGWTVAGRRFTSRLIVGTGKYKDYAQNAAAVAASGAEIVTVAVRRVNVTDRGKPMLTDFIDPKKVTYLPNTAGCFTGDEAVRTLRLAREAGGWNLVKLEVLGEARTLYPDMAETLIATATLVKEGFDVMVYCADDPIAAKKLEDLGACAIMPLGAPIGSGLGLQNPVMIRLIVEGAKVPVLVDAGVGTASDAAIAMELGCDGVLMNTAIAEAKDPVAMARAMKLAVEAGRLAYGAGRMGRRRYADPSSPLAGLI
- the aroQ gene encoding type II 3-dehydroquinate dehydratase; translated protein: MTDASTLVYVLNGPNLNLLGSREPEVYGHDTLDDIAMMLEDRAATLGLTIDLRQSNHEGHLIDWLHEAGSREIRAVILNAGALTHTSIALHDAIKGVPVPVIEVHLSNPHAREEFRHKSWIAPVARATIAGLGPLGYVLALDAAATF
- the accB gene encoding acetyl-CoA carboxylase biotin carboxyl carrier protein, translating into MTDSTGPMQVDTKLVRELAELLDSTRLTEIEVQDGERKIRVARTPAPVAAAPMYAQAPAATAAAPAAAASAAPEAPAVDDVRKHPGLVRSPIVGTAYLTPDPASPPYVTVGATVKAGQTLLIIEAMKVMNPITAPKAGTVARILITNEQPVEYDEPLIVIE
- the accC gene encoding acetyl-CoA carboxylase biotin carboxylase subunit; amino-acid sequence: MFKKILIANRGEIALRVHRAAHDMGIKTVAVHSTADADAMHVRLADEAICIGPPSATDSYLNIPNIISAAEVAQADAIHPGYGFLSENARFAGIVEEHNIVWIGPSPDHIRQMGDKVEAKRTAAAIGLPLVPGSDGAVADASEGIAVANKIGYPVLVKAASGGGGRGMKVVPDAASLASLMAQAKAEAKAAFGDDTVYIEKYLSEPRHIEFQVFGDGLGGAIHLGERDCSLQRRHQKMLEEAPSPALTATQRAEMGEVVRAAVAKLKYRGAGTMEFLYEDGKFYFIEMNTRLQVEHPVTEAITGIDLVREQIRVAAGMPLSVTQDKIRFAGHAIECRINAEDPATFAPSPGRVIDYHAPGGPGVRVDSALYAGYRIPPHYDSLIAKLIVFGDDREQCRMRLKRALEEYVITGVKTTIPLHQALLDDPDFIAGDYSIKWLERWLAQRAEG
- a CDS encoding NAD(P)-dependent oxidoreductase codes for the protein MHVGFIGLGQMGSGMAKSLIAAGHAVTVWNRDVAKAEAIEGATIAASPAEAAKAGIVVSMLADDHAVEAVTFGADGILSARPDVLHISCSTVSVALTDRLDAAHREAGQRFVSAQVLGRPDAAAAGKLVVFAAGADADIDTARPVFEALGPKLLIMGAEPGMAAAAKLAANFGIAALTELVTEAMAIAGARGVERDAMLDLFNETNFGSRIIGAYGAMIAAQKFEPVGFAMRLGRKDVAFGIAAAPDAELPLARMLIARMDKIIADGGGDRDWASLGGPLA
- a CDS encoding peptidylprolyl isomerase, with product MIRFALALALLAAAPAGAASTPDTTTVRITTSDGAIVVELDRKDAPLTTANFLRYVDQKRFDGTTFYRATKVAPGIGLVQGGVRGDPKRVLPPVAHEPTTTTGLAHGEGTISMARTTPGSARGDFFITTGPLSSLDAHPQDTGDNAGFAAFGHVTDGMDVVRQILDEPVGDTGVGVMRGQMLVKPVKIVSVRRE
- a CDS encoding alpha/beta hydrolase, which encodes MASLLASSAIAATPREVTIVDGAVTLHGTILLPDGDAKVPGVVLIAGSGPTDRDGNSHIRSQTLQNNSLKLLAEGLAARGIASLRYDKRGIGESKVVNLDESTLRFGTYVADAAKWAATLAADPRISRVVLIGHSEGALIATMAAEKATVAGVVSISGAGEPASAVLRRQFHAGAMPAALIAPAEATLDSLSAGKLVAAPPPELLVLFRPSVQPYLISWLPLDPAAELAKLNVPVLIVQGATDLQISKRDAGLLAAAKPDAKLVIVPGMNHVLKTAPLDRAANVATYSDPSLPLAPGLLDAVAGFVEATK
- a CDS encoding NADH:flavin oxidoreductase/NADH oxidase, translating into MPDSRLFAPLHLGGLTLPNRIVIAPMCQYSADGEGSATDWHTTHLGSLAQSGAGLLILEASAVVPEGRISPDDLGLWSDANEAALVPVLAAIRRWSPMPVGIQLAHAGRKASTKLPWQGGAQLTPGEPDGWQTVAPSALTYSPTEHPPVALDAAGLARVKDGFVEAARRADRLGIDLIELHGAHGYLLHQFLSPLSNVREDEYGGSLENRMRFPLEVFDAVRAAFPAHKPVGIRVSATDWAPGGWNVEQTIAFAKAIEARGCDYIHVSSAGLTSVQKITAGPGYQVPFARAIKAAVSMPVIAVGMITEPEHAEAIVATGDADAVALARGILFDPRWPWHAAAHLGAKVHAAPQYLRSQPSRFRTLFDS